The Psychrobacter sp. LV10R520-6 genome includes a region encoding these proteins:
- a CDS encoding outer membrane protein, whose translation MFGTIKFQNLRLAGVAGVRIYMENGSFVVTDPEGKYNFYGISAKTHVLKVDRTTLPIGTELIIQSNRNAGDAGSRFVDLKYGELHRADFAIVSGIADSIERLNEELSARSKSVSGKNDTMEQAVKSELILEPDYDRNNSDNIDASGCKSNDILERGIQCDSAIVAERVNPNATRVDMTVTTITPPAAKELEEYLEKVADNNVAFINLSNGQQLTSYKQLVQVQAPLGSNFTLYANDKAVSEQQIGKTAKQQKQSVTAFDYYAVDLKRGRNTLRGVATDINGDIISEKSIEVITPDSLQAISYRTQERLVEADGVSEYQIVISLKDRDNRAYIASTPITIDTNIGRINLPDSSKDQVGTQTIVNGGELLISVIAPKVPGKGELVINTGSSKQSIPLQFTAKLRPLIAVGIVEGAISLKDFDGSNITDAQGAFEQELQEFAGNDDYSATGRTAMFLKGKVRGDYLLTLAYDSDKKNERLFRDIEPGEYYPVYGDSSAKGFDAQSTSKLYIRVDKGRSFAMYGDLKTRIDNDDGIKLGQYSRTLTGVKAQYEDINTRITAFAAETSSTQRVNETRGLGISGPYPLAENFDAVLENSETIEVITRDANNSGLIISRVTLTRFADYEIDPISRSLYLKAPIASQDLEGNPIYLRVTVEVDEGGEKYWVGGVAAKQQLTEKVSIGGSYINSDDPLNKEQLASINSVIKFNNELKLVAEYAKNKAQNPNYQPSNQINAELLKGKNAEGDALRIELDYDNKKSTRAKAYYNDADIGFVTGASPLTAGRTESGVEVTHALNNKTTALKFEGVRTTDHTTEASREGVQASVEQRLSKNIVGEVGVRYYKQQATAASRNIQAATDVVDVTNQSALNGVSNADEDIEGTTARARITAQLPKLNKSVVFAEYEQDIDYSSRNATSIGGETPLGNLGRLYARHDLINSLSGNYGLDDTDERQRTVIGFDATYMKDGKVYSEYRLRDAISAREAEAAIGLKNKWYVQKGLTVNTLFERVESLEGEEDSTSTAAGFGVEYLAQQNYKASGRFEKRWGDTSDTLLGNAGIAYRYTDDVTLLAKEIYSQVDYDEGHRTINRLQIGGAYRDYDSNQLDMLAKLEYRLDDNNTGSDPYQKDAVIWSWSGSYHPTRPLTLSGHYAGKYTEYDADDITSDNTAHAVYGRGLYDINARWDVGLQAGTYWNKQADDLSYMLGAEIGYSPMTNLWLSLGYNFMGFEDEDIAYDDSTQEGAYFRLRFKFDEDLFQSDDPRKNQRLNDEPSL comes from the coding sequence TTGTTTGGCACAATAAAGTTCCAAAACCTGCGCTTGGCGGGCGTCGCTGGCGTGCGTATCTACATGGAAAATGGCAGCTTTGTGGTTACCGACCCTGAAGGTAAATATAACTTTTATGGGATTAGTGCCAAAACTCACGTCCTAAAAGTCGACCGCACTACCCTTCCTATAGGCACAGAGCTGATTATCCAAAGCAATCGTAACGCTGGCGATGCGGGCAGCCGCTTTGTGGATTTAAAATATGGTGAGCTCCATCGGGCCGACTTTGCCATAGTCAGCGGTATAGCAGACAGTATTGAGCGCCTAAATGAGGAGCTGAGCGCTCGTAGCAAAAGTGTTAGCGGCAAGAATGACACCATGGAGCAAGCAGTCAAAAGTGAGCTGATCTTAGAACCTGACTATGATCGTAATAACAGTGATAATATCGATGCCAGTGGCTGTAAGTCCAACGATATTTTAGAGCGCGGCATCCAATGTGATTCAGCGATTGTCGCTGAGAGGGTCAATCCCAATGCCACACGGGTGGATATGACCGTTACCACTATTACCCCGCCAGCGGCAAAAGAGCTGGAAGAATACCTTGAAAAGGTTGCAGATAATAACGTCGCTTTTATTAATTTAAGTAACGGTCAACAGCTGACCTCCTATAAACAGCTGGTCCAAGTACAAGCCCCGCTCGGATCAAACTTTACTCTTTATGCCAATGATAAAGCGGTGTCAGAACAACAAATTGGTAAAACTGCCAAACAGCAAAAACAAAGTGTCACCGCCTTTGACTATTATGCAGTTGATCTCAAACGCGGCCGCAATACCTTACGCGGGGTCGCTACTGATATCAATGGTGACATTATTTCTGAAAAGTCTATTGAAGTCATTACCCCTGATAGCTTACAAGCTATCAGCTATCGTACCCAAGAGCGCTTGGTCGAAGCGGATGGCGTCAGCGAATATCAGATAGTTATAAGTTTAAAAGACCGTGATAATCGCGCCTATATTGCCTCAACGCCTATTACTATTGATACTAACATTGGTCGTATTAATCTACCAGATAGCAGTAAAGACCAAGTAGGCACCCAAACTATCGTCAATGGTGGCGAGCTATTAATCTCCGTGATTGCACCCAAGGTCCCCGGTAAAGGCGAGCTGGTAATTAATACTGGCAGCAGCAAGCAAAGTATCCCATTACAGTTCACTGCCAAACTGCGCCCTCTTATCGCGGTCGGTATCGTTGAGGGCGCAATATCGCTCAAGGACTTTGATGGCAGCAATATTACCGACGCCCAAGGCGCCTTTGAGCAAGAGCTGCAAGAGTTTGCCGGTAATGATGACTACTCAGCGACGGGCCGTACGGCGATGTTCCTAAAAGGCAAAGTACGCGGTGATTATTTATTAACCTTAGCCTATGACAGCGATAAAAAAAACGAGCGCTTGTTTCGCGATATCGAGCCAGGCGAATACTATCCAGTGTATGGGGACTCCTCCGCTAAAGGTTTTGATGCCCAATCTACCAGTAAGTTATACATACGCGTTGATAAAGGCCGTTCATTTGCCATGTATGGCGATCTAAAAACCAGAATTGATAATGACGACGGTATCAAATTAGGCCAGTACAGCCGTACTTTAACCGGCGTCAAAGCTCAATATGAAGATATTAATACCCGTATCACCGCCTTTGCTGCCGAAACCAGCTCAACACAACGGGTTAATGAAACTCGCGGTTTGGGTATTTCAGGGCCGTATCCACTTGCCGAAAACTTCGATGCGGTACTGGAGAACTCTGAAACGATTGAAGTCATTACTCGTGATGCTAATAATTCTGGCCTTATTATTAGCCGCGTGACCTTAACCCGCTTTGCAGACTATGAAATTGATCCTATTAGCCGTAGCTTATACCTCAAAGCACCGATTGCCAGTCAAGATTTAGAAGGCAATCCTATTTATCTACGGGTCACCGTAGAAGTAGACGAAGGCGGCGAGAAATATTGGGTAGGCGGTGTGGCCGCCAAGCAACAATTGACTGAAAAAGTGTCTATCGGTGGCAGCTATATCAATAGCGATGACCCGCTGAATAAAGAACAGCTTGCCAGCATCAATAGCGTTATCAAATTTAATAACGAATTAAAACTGGTGGCAGAATATGCCAAAAATAAGGCGCAGAATCCAAATTATCAGCCCAGCAATCAGATCAATGCTGAACTACTAAAAGGCAAGAATGCCGAAGGCGATGCCCTTCGTATTGAGCTGGACTACGATAATAAAAAGAGTACCCGTGCTAAAGCTTATTACAATGATGCTGATATAGGTTTTGTCACTGGGGCTTCTCCGTTGACTGCTGGACGTACGGAGTCTGGTGTAGAGGTGACTCACGCACTCAATAATAAAACAACCGCGCTTAAGTTTGAAGGCGTACGCACCACAGACCATACTACTGAAGCCAGTCGCGAAGGCGTACAAGCCAGCGTTGAGCAACGCCTAAGCAAAAATATCGTTGGTGAAGTTGGTGTGCGTTACTATAAACAACAAGCCACCGCCGCCTCGCGGAACATCCAAGCAGCCACCGACGTGGTAGACGTCACTAATCAATCCGCACTCAATGGCGTCAGTAATGCAGATGAAGATATTGAAGGCACCACTGCCCGCGCCCGTATTACGGCCCAACTGCCCAAGCTTAACAAGTCTGTAGTGTTTGCAGAATATGAGCAAGATATTGACTATAGCAGTCGCAATGCCACTTCAATCGGTGGTGAAACCCCGTTGGGTAATCTCGGCCGTCTCTACGCGCGTCACGACTTAATCAATAGCTTGTCCGGCAATTATGGTCTGGATGATACGGATGAGCGTCAGCGTACAGTGATTGGCTTTGATGCCACTTATATGAAAGATGGTAAAGTCTATAGCGAATACCGCCTGCGTGATGCGATTAGTGCGCGCGAAGCAGAAGCGGCAATCGGCCTAAAAAATAAATGGTATGTACAGAAAGGCTTAACGGTAAATACTTTATTTGAGCGCGTTGAATCTTTAGAAGGGGAAGAAGACAGCACGTCGACCGCTGCCGGCTTTGGGGTTGAGTACTTGGCTCAACAAAACTATAAAGCATCAGGGCGTTTTGAGAAACGCTGGGGCGATACCAGTGATACGCTGCTCGGTAACGCGGGTATTGCCTACCGCTATACGGATGATGTTACCTTACTGGCCAAAGAAATTTATTCGCAAGTTGATTATGACGAGGGTCATCGTACTATTAACCGTCTTCAGATTGGCGGCGCTTACCGCGACTATGATAGCAATCAGCTGGATATGCTCGCCAAACTTGAGTATCGTCTCGATGACAATAATACAGGCAGTGATCCCTACCAAAAAGACGCGGTAATCTGGTCATGGAGTGGCAGCTATCATCCAACGCGCCCCTTAACCTTATCTGGTCACTATGCTGGCAAATATACCGAATATGATGCTGACGATATTACCAGTGACAATACTGCTCATGCGGTCTATGGCCGTGGTCTCTATGATATCAATGCGCGCTGGGATGTAGGTTTACAAGCCGGTACTTACTGGAATAAGCAAGCTGATGATTTATCCTATATGCTGGGTGCTGAAATTGGCTATAGCCCAATGACTAATTTATGGCTGTCACTAGGCTATAACTTTATGGGCTTTGAAGATGAAGATATTGCCTATGATGACAGCACTCAAGAAGGTGCTTATTTTAGATTGCGCTTTAAGTTTGACGAAGATTTGTTTCAAAGTGATGACCCGCGTAAAAACCAACGTTTAAATGATGAGCCTAGCTTGTAA
- a CDS encoding RNA-guided endonuclease InsQ/TnpB family protein, with amino-acid sequence MIRGHIIELKPNNVQANHFARACGVARKAYNWALHEWQRQYREDKAYRDACLLGGIEIDSKNLNRPSQAKLRRELNAIKRELFPWMTEVTKCAPQAAIMQLGDAYNNFFKGLAEYPVTRKRGKDDRFSLSNDQFAIKGKSIRIPNLGWVRMKEALRFDGKIMAATISKRGGKWFVSVAVDLDHRVKKIIKTGKSVGIDLGITDLLVLSDGTKIKAPKPLAKYLSKLRTLNKNLSRTKKGSKNREKAKTKLSRLHYKIRGIRQDSLHKITSSLVREFDVIAIESLNVKGMVKNRKLSRAISDLGFFEFKRQLIYKANEQGKVVKSVGRFYPSSKTCSNCNHILGKDELTLKMREWTCPECQSKHDRDLNASINILNNATVILTVA; translated from the coding sequence ATGATCCGTGGTCATATCATCGAACTCAAACCAAACAACGTACAGGCGAACCATTTTGCCCGTGCTTGCGGTGTGGCGCGGAAAGCTTACAACTGGGCCTTGCATGAGTGGCAACGTCAATATAGAGAGGACAAGGCCTACCGTGACGCCTGTTTATTGGGTGGTATTGAGATTGATTCCAAAAATCTAAACAGACCCTCACAAGCCAAGCTCAGACGCGAATTGAACGCCATTAAACGTGAGCTATTCCCGTGGATGACGGAAGTGACAAAATGTGCCCCGCAAGCCGCAATCATGCAACTGGGCGATGCTTATAACAACTTCTTTAAAGGGCTGGCTGAATACCCCGTCACGCGCAAGCGTGGTAAAGACGATAGATTCAGTCTCTCTAACGACCAATTTGCCATTAAAGGTAAATCCATTCGCATCCCTAATTTAGGCTGGGTGCGCATGAAAGAGGCTTTACGGTTTGACGGTAAAATAATGGCGGCCACCATCTCTAAGCGCGGCGGGAAATGGTTTGTCAGCGTTGCAGTTGATTTAGACCACAGGGTTAAAAAGATTATCAAGACAGGTAAAAGCGTTGGTATCGACCTTGGTATTACCGATTTATTAGTTTTATCAGACGGCACCAAAATTAAAGCACCTAAGCCCTTAGCTAAATATTTAAGCAAATTAAGAACACTCAATAAAAACCTGAGTCGCACTAAAAAAGGCAGTAAAAACAGAGAAAAGGCGAAAACCAAGCTCTCTCGTTTGCATTATAAGATCAGAGGTATCAGGCAGGATTCGTTGCACAAAATAACCTCTAGCTTGGTCAGAGAGTTTGATGTGATTGCGATTGAAAGTCTTAATGTCAAAGGCATGGTTAAAAATAGAAAGCTGTCACGCGCCATTAGTGATTTGGGTTTCTTTGAATTTAAGCGTCAGCTTATCTATAAAGCCAATGAGCAAGGCAAGGTTGTGAAGTCAGTCGGTCGTTTTTACCCAAGCTCAAAGACTTGCTCAAACTGCAATCACATCCTTGGCAAAGATGAATTAACACTAAAGATGCGCGAATGGACGTGTCCTGAGTGTCAGTCCAAACATGACCGCGATCTCAACGCCAGTATCAATATTTTAAATAACGCGACTGTTATTTTAACAGTCGCATAA
- the aceE gene encoding pyruvate dehydrogenase (acetyl-transferring), homodimeric type: MNYYKDADSTETQEWLEAFESVIKHADKDRAQFLLKALYNMSVQEGLPFNRLDTAYINTIAVEDEPMYPGDLAIERKIRALIRYNALAMVMRANKNDDDLGGHLATFASSATLYETGFNHFFRAASDHFGGDMIYYQGHSAPGIYARSYLEGRLTEEQLDNFRREVGGKGLSSYPHPYLMPDYWQFPTVSMGIGPIMSIYHAHVHRYMENRGLLEKEDRKIWTFLGDGETDEPESLGAISLAGREKLDNLIWVVNCNLQRLDGPVRGNGKIIQELESVFRGAGWRVIKVVWGGKWDSLLANDDTGVLKHRMEESVDGEYQLYEARDPEFVRKEFFGKYPELEEMANELSNDDISSLNRGGHDPMKVYAAFSEAMKTKGQPTVILAKTVKGYGLSDQAQAVNKSHQIKKLDQDGLMYFRDRFDLPFTDEQLETLPFYRPAEDSAEMKYLKGRREALGGHLPNRRSGHIPLNIPDLSIFDRILKGSNGKEQSTTMVFVRLLAAMLKNKDIQDRVVPIVPDEARTFGLEGMFRQLGIYSASGQKYTPEDSEALMGYKESIDGNMLEEGINEAGAMSTWIALATSYSVNALPMIPLYIYYSMFGFQRVGDLAWAAGDCQAQGFLLGATAGRTTLNGEGLQHQDGHSQILFSVVPNCVSYDPCFGYELAVIMHDGLRRMYGEGERVYYYLTLMNETYEQPAMPEGAEEGIKRGMYLLEDNGSSQVQLLGSGVILREVQKAARILQDEFNITANVWSVTSFNELTRDGMACDDYNRLHPMDAEVVPWVTEQIAPHEGIVVAATDYMRNYSEQIRAWLPDNRPYTTLGTDGYGRSDTREQLRSFFNVDAAHIVVATLKRLADEGEVEKRLVKDAISSFGIDADQPPAWQQQPYYDHFPDAPAPDNVSPNPVPEFVGEDDDEINSEGRAEDQADADLPNDDDVAE; the protein is encoded by the coding sequence ATGAATTATTATAAGGATGCTGACAGCACCGAAACCCAGGAATGGCTGGAAGCTTTTGAATCCGTCATTAAACATGCTGACAAGGATCGCGCTCAGTTTCTCCTAAAAGCGCTATACAATATGTCAGTACAAGAGGGTCTTCCGTTCAATCGTCTGGATACCGCTTATATCAACACTATCGCGGTTGAAGACGAGCCAATGTATCCCGGTGATTTGGCTATCGAACGCAAGATTCGGGCGTTGATTCGTTATAACGCTTTGGCGATGGTGATGCGCGCGAATAAAAACGATGACGATTTGGGTGGTCATTTAGCGACATTTGCTTCTAGTGCCACGCTCTATGAGACCGGCTTTAACCATTTTTTCCGTGCCGCGAGCGATCATTTCGGCGGTGACATGATTTATTATCAAGGTCACTCAGCGCCAGGTATCTACGCACGCTCTTATTTAGAAGGCCGCTTAACTGAAGAGCAGCTCGATAACTTCCGTCGTGAAGTGGGTGGTAAAGGCTTATCAAGCTATCCGCATCCGTACTTAATGCCGGATTACTGGCAGTTCCCGACCGTCTCAATGGGTATTGGTCCCATTATGTCGATCTATCACGCCCACGTGCATCGCTATATGGAAAACCGTGGCTTGCTTGAGAAGGAAGATCGCAAGATTTGGACCTTCTTGGGTGATGGTGAGACCGATGAGCCCGAAAGCTTAGGCGCCATTTCTCTTGCTGGCCGTGAAAAGCTGGATAACTTGATTTGGGTGGTGAACTGTAACTTACAGCGCCTTGATGGCCCAGTACGCGGTAACGGTAAGATCATTCAAGAACTAGAATCGGTATTCCGCGGCGCAGGCTGGCGGGTAATCAAAGTCGTTTGGGGTGGCAAGTGGGATAGTTTACTCGCCAACGATGACACTGGTGTGCTTAAGCACCGCATGGAAGAATCGGTCGACGGTGAGTATCAGTTATACGAAGCGCGCGACCCTGAGTTTGTACGCAAAGAGTTCTTTGGTAAATATCCAGAACTTGAGGAAATGGCTAATGAGTTATCTAATGACGATATTTCAAGCCTAAACCGTGGCGGTCATGATCCAATGAAAGTATACGCCGCCTTCAGTGAAGCCATGAAGACCAAAGGTCAGCCAACGGTTATTTTGGCCAAAACGGTCAAAGGGTACGGCTTGTCTGATCAAGCGCAAGCGGTTAACAAATCGCATCAAATTAAGAAGCTTGATCAAGATGGCTTGATGTATTTCCGCGATCGCTTTGACTTACCATTTACCGATGAGCAGTTAGAGACCCTACCATTTTATCGTCCAGCTGAAGACTCAGCAGAGATGAAATATTTAAAAGGTCGCCGCGAAGCACTAGGTGGTCATTTGCCCAATCGCCGCAGTGGACATATTCCCTTAAATATTCCTGACTTATCTATTTTTGACCGGATATTAAAAGGCAGTAATGGTAAAGAGCAATCGACTACTATGGTATTTGTGCGTCTGCTAGCAGCGATGCTGAAAAACAAAGACATTCAAGATCGCGTGGTACCTATCGTTCCTGATGAGGCGCGTACCTTTGGTCTAGAAGGTATGTTCCGTCAATTAGGTATTTACTCTGCTTCTGGGCAAAAATATACCCCAGAAGATAGCGAAGCCTTAATGGGTTATAAAGAAAGTATAGACGGCAATATGTTAGAAGAAGGCATCAACGAAGCGGGTGCGATGAGTACTTGGATTGCACTGGCAACCAGCTATTCTGTTAACGCGTTACCGATGATTCCGCTGTATATCTACTATTCAATGTTTGGTTTTCAGCGCGTTGGTGATTTGGCATGGGCCGCAGGCGATTGTCAAGCACAAGGCTTCTTACTAGGTGCAACCGCTGGCCGTACCACGCTTAATGGTGAAGGCTTACAACATCAAGACGGTCATTCACAAATTCTATTTAGTGTGGTACCGAACTGTGTCAGCTATGATCCTTGCTTTGGTTATGAGCTAGCCGTAATTATGCATGATGGTTTGCGCCGGATGTATGGTGAAGGCGAGCGCGTCTACTATTATTTGACTTTAATGAATGAAACCTATGAGCAACCTGCCATGCCGGAAGGTGCAGAAGAAGGCATCAAGCGCGGTATGTATCTGCTAGAAGACAATGGTTCAAGCCAAGTGCAATTATTGGGTTCTGGGGTTATTCTACGTGAAGTGCAAAAGGCGGCACGCATCTTACAAGATGAGTTCAATATCACCGCTAACGTCTGGAGCGTAACCAGCTTTAACGAGTTGACTCGTGATGGTATGGCCTGTGATGACTACAATCGTCTGCATCCAATGGATGCAGAAGTCGTACCATGGGTTACTGAGCAAATTGCCCCACACGAAGGTATCGTAGTCGCCGCGACAGATTATATGCGCAATTACTCAGAACAAATTCGCGCTTGGTTACCAGACAATCGTCCTTATACCACGCTGGGTACTGATGGTTATGGTCGTTCTGATACCCGTGAGCAGTTGCGTAGCTTCTTCAACGTTGATGCCGCTCATATCGTTGTGGCAACGCTTAAACGTTTGGCTGATGAAGGCGAAGTTGAGAAGCGCTTGGTCAAAGACGCCATCTCAAGCTTCGGTATTGATGCCGATCAACCACCAGCATGGCAGCAACAGCCTTATTATGATCATTTCCCAGATGCTCCAGCACCTGATAATGTCAGCCCGAATCCTGTCCCTGAGTTTGTCGGTGAAGACGATGACGAAATCAATAGTGAAGGCCGTGCTGAAGACCAAGCCGATGCTGATTTACCCAATGATGATGACGTCGCAGAATAA
- a CDS encoding 2-oxo acid dehydrogenase subunit E2, with protein MDIKAPDLGVDSAEVSEIMVQVGDVIAKDDNIILLESDKASVEVPSSAAGKITKINIAVGDQISEGMVLLELDSDAASDSSNSSENADKDNTVAPKAEKQEQSSTDKETEVSDVSTEGAKDEPSSPKPNDKPAPGAGKATTHALPDLGVDEAEVSEILVSEGDMVTADQSILLIESDKASVEVPAPEAGKIEKILVQAGDMVTNGQDFIIIVGSSTEADSSNTSSSTNNRSDADESKAASSEPKASTDKAPESSQTTGEPKQAAVKSTPATNNAVANTDGNKLTEAQVNEKLTDVYAGPAVRKLARQLGVDITQVTGSALNDRILKEDLFAHVKNSLTTEQTAPASSSVVSSGLPKLPDMSNVEIWGETETQDLSRLQKVSIPQLNYNTYLPQVTQFDLSDITETEKLRGELKGGMKAQGIGLTILAFIVKTTAYALTQHPRFNSHLSDDNTQVILRKSVNMGIAVATDDGLIVPVIKNAQDKGIKQIAIEIGELAVKARDKKLNTKDLQGASFTISSQGILGGTAFTPLVNFPQVGILGASEATMQPRWNADKQVFEPRLMLPLSLSYDHRVINGADAAVFTRYVASLLADPRRILL; from the coding sequence ATGGACATTAAAGCCCCCGATTTGGGTGTCGATAGTGCCGAAGTCAGTGAGATTATGGTGCAGGTTGGCGACGTCATCGCAAAAGACGACAACATCATCTTGCTAGAATCGGATAAAGCCTCGGTCGAAGTGCCGAGCTCGGCTGCTGGGAAAATCACCAAGATTAATATCGCTGTTGGCGATCAAATTAGCGAAGGCATGGTACTTCTTGAGCTGGATAGCGATGCTGCTAGTGATAGTTCAAACAGCAGTGAAAATGCGGACAAAGACAATACAGTAGCGCCTAAAGCTGAAAAGCAAGAACAATCGAGTACCGATAAAGAGACTGAAGTTTCTGATGTCTCTACTGAGGGTGCTAAAGATGAACCAAGTTCGCCCAAACCTAATGACAAGCCTGCTCCTGGAGCTGGAAAAGCAACCACTCATGCGCTACCAGATTTAGGCGTAGATGAAGCAGAAGTGTCTGAAATTTTGGTTAGTGAAGGAGATATGGTCACTGCTGATCAGTCAATCTTGCTGATTGAATCTGACAAAGCTTCAGTTGAAGTGCCGGCTCCAGAAGCAGGTAAGATTGAAAAAATATTAGTACAGGCCGGTGATATGGTTACCAACGGTCAAGACTTTATCATTATCGTTGGTAGTAGCACAGAAGCTGACAGTAGCAATACTAGTAGCAGTACTAATAACAGGTCTGATGCTGATGAGTCTAAGGCCGCTAGCTCTGAACCAAAAGCCAGTACTGACAAAGCACCTGAGTCATCGCAAACGACTGGTGAGCCTAAGCAAGCAGCGGTTAAGTCGACGCCTGCGACCAATAATGCAGTTGCGAACACAGATGGTAATAAGCTGACTGAAGCTCAAGTTAATGAGAAATTAACCGACGTGTATGCCGGTCCCGCGGTTCGTAAGCTTGCTCGTCAGTTGGGTGTAGATATCACCCAAGTGACTGGCTCAGCGCTAAATGATCGTATCTTAAAAGAAGATCTTTTTGCCCACGTCAAAAACAGTCTGACTACCGAGCAAACGGCACCTGCTAGCAGTAGCGTAGTAAGCTCAGGCCTACCAAAACTGCCTGATATGAGTAATGTCGAGATTTGGGGTGAGACGGAAACGCAAGATTTAAGCCGTCTACAAAAAGTGTCGATACCGCAGCTCAACTACAATACTTATCTACCGCAAGTGACGCAGTTTGATTTATCGGACATCACTGAGACTGAAAAGCTACGTGGCGAGCTAAAAGGTGGCATGAAAGCACAGGGTATTGGTTTGACTATTTTAGCCTTTATTGTCAAAACAACGGCCTATGCGCTCACGCAGCACCCACGCTTTAACAGTCATCTAAGTGATGACAATACCCAAGTTATCTTGCGTAAAAGCGTGAATATGGGTATTGCAGTGGCCACGGACGATGGTCTGATTGTACCGGTTATCAAGAATGCGCAGGATAAAGGCATTAAGCAGATTGCCATTGAGATTGGTGAGTTGGCGGTAAAAGCTCGCGATAAAAAGCTAAATACTAAGGATTTACAAGGGGCTAGCTTTACTATTTCAAGCCAAGGTATTTTAGGTGGTACTGCGTTTACACCGTTAGTGAACTTTCCACAAGTGGGTATATTAGGGGCTTCAGAAGCCACTATGCAGCCACGCTGGAATGCGGACAAGCAAGTCTTTGAGCCGCGCCTTATGCTTCCTCTGTCCTTATCTTATGATCACCGTGTCATTAACGGTGCTGATGCTGCTGTATTCACGCGCTATGTTGCCAGCTTATTGGCGGATCCGCGCCGTATCTTACTATAA
- a CDS encoding OmpW/AlkL family protein has protein sequence MKLQSLVLAAAAALTMTTAFAVPAGTWSIAAGAHYVDPKSDNGTVNVDGTDYSVDVDGDVRPTLTGEYFVANNVGIELLAAIPFHHDFTLTDASGNKIGGKTQHLPPTLSVQYHFDGYNMPMNIKPFVGVGVNYTTFFKERVATGGDLDLDDSVGVAGHIGLDIPFAATEAFRIDARYMDIKTDASLNGADIGEIDISPWVYGVAFVKQF, from the coding sequence ATGAAACTACAATCCCTAGTTTTAGCCGCTGCCGCTGCACTTACCATGACTACCGCCTTTGCTGTCCCTGCTGGTACTTGGTCAATTGCTGCTGGTGCACACTATGTTGACCCTAAAAGCGATAATGGTACTGTAAATGTAGATGGAACAGATTATTCTGTTGACGTTGACGGTGATGTTCGTCCAACGCTTACTGGTGAATACTTTGTTGCGAATAACGTCGGTATCGAATTACTGGCTGCTATTCCTTTTCATCATGACTTTACGCTAACTGATGCTAGCGGTAATAAAATTGGAGGTAAGACTCAGCATTTACCACCTACCCTTTCTGTACAGTATCATTTTGACGGCTATAACATGCCAATGAACATCAAGCCATTTGTTGGTGTGGGTGTGAACTATACGACTTTCTTTAAAGAAAGAGTCGCTACTGGCGGTGACTTAGATCTTGACGATAGCGTTGGTGTAGCCGGCCACATCGGTCTTGATATCCCATTCGCGGCGACTGAAGCTTTCCGGATTGATGCCCGCTATATGGACATCAAAACCGATGCCAGCTTGAATGGTGCAGATATTGGTGAAATAGATATCAGCCCTTGGGTCTATGGCGTTGCTTTTGTTAAACAGTTCTAA